From Dreissena polymorpha isolate Duluth1 chromosome 15, UMN_Dpol_1.0, whole genome shotgun sequence, a single genomic window includes:
- the LOC127860104 gene encoding uncharacterized protein LOC127860104, translating into MFQRTASLMAYRVRSLSICLSTRIFGNCTTQVTRGQSSRDCQDSFVLPTRSVSWVSSFNCSTRLMVVNKSCNQCVRHCHSEPEQIVVTESFVDSLTDSVIQTATAKDVMVKSIARGLIKDGIKGLLGLGISEQTVRNICASYNVLKNIHNVVECMQYLIGIGLDQNGVHEMCQQYPGIVNVPLSEMKAKVDELHGLGFHYESIVKILVQEPKVLERDFNMISSRIEELKKLFKRSDTLSLLEKSPKLLFCESEFIHDRFNYVFREMGVSQRQMMYSNLFQHPMEHIHARHMFLVRAGFFKKVNREKGQIDSNPKLEVILETSDEDFAKMFGGMSLLDYQTFKTLLLQENFILKELENENDDD; encoded by the coding sequence ATGTTTCAAAGAACAGCATCATTGATGGCTTACCGAGTTAGGAGCTTAAGCATTTGTTTGTCGACCAGAATCTTTGGCAATTGCACAACACAAGTAACAAGAGGACAAAGTTCCAGAGATTGTCAAGACAGCTTTGTGTTACCAACAAGAAGTGTGTCATGGGTATCCTCATTTAATTGTTCTACAAGACTAATGGTTGTTAACAAGTCATGTAATCAATGTGTTCGTCACTGTCATAGTGAACCAGAGCAAATTGTGGTGACAGAAAGTTTTGTTGACTCACTGACGGATTCTGTAATTCAGACGGCTACCGCAAAAGATGTGATGGTTAAGTCCATTGCCCGTGGACTTATTAAGGATGGAATAAAGGGACTGCTGGGATTGGGCATATCTGAACAAACTGTGAGGAATATATGTGCCAGTTACAATGTGCTGAAAAACATTCATAATGTTGTTGAATGTATGCAGTATTTAATTGGGATAGGGCTTGATCAAAATGGTGTGCATGAAATGTGTCAACAATATCCAGGTATTGTAAATGTTCCTCTTTCAGAAATGAAAGCTAAAGTGGACGAACTGCATGGTTTAGGCTTTCACTATGAGTCTATTGTGAAAATATTGGTACAAGAACCAAAGGTATTAGAGAGGGACTTTAACATGATTTCAAGTCGAATTGAGGAGCTTAAAAAGCTGTTCAAGAGATCTGATACGTTAAGTTTACTTGAGAAGTCCCCAAAACTGCTATTCTGTGAAAGTGAATTCATTCATGACAGGTTTAACTATGTGTTCCGTGAAATGGGTGTCTCCCAGAGGCAAATGATGTACTCAAACTTGTTCCAGCATCCGATGGAACATATTCATGCAAGGCACATGTTTTTAGTACGAGCAGGATTTTTCAAGAAAGTAAATCGTGAAAAGGGACAGATCGATTCCAATCCTAAGTTAGAAGTTATACTGGAAACATCTGATGAagattttgccaaaatgtttggAGGGATGTCCCTGCTGGACTATCAGACTTTCAAAACCCTTCTTTTGCAAGAAAACTTTATCTTGAAAGAACTGGaaaatgaaaatgatgatgattag